A window of the Saccharomyces eubayanus strain FM1318 chromosome II, whole genome shotgun sequence genome harbors these coding sequences:
- the RKM2 gene encoding protein-lysine N-methyltransferase: MDVKICALLAWLKKSDSFYIAPNIKINDSPESGRGIVLSHHSIKKNDIIISIPSSKQLNFHTILYHISKFNNDLNISGVTIDRDLADQEKNSVGVGSRGPIDPRFELYSQLSKEYLLNLSSFQLVSLYILVERYLIPKWTHNRINSYWKPFFDIWPTKEELRSIPAIWNCDPNSQNRSLIEYLPMAARNHMTRISKLVREDWDAISEVVFEWNEMYGSILGVENAPIYTNDELFSLFLHVYFTINSRCLYAEIPVKRNDRLSNFTMVPYVDFLNHTCEVDLHCYPQLDTLLRSEANENIGIGQFSIRCGERLYNNINEELFLNYGAHSNDFLLSEYGFVVNENEWNYLDISNDVIELINDDKMEVQTFLSKHDYWGDYTINKNEISYRIIVALSYYVTRDERRVQKFTEGYISEDYFKPKITPVLKMLLTSLVATYTKTLNQLEKKANTAEDKLCLQNIITIYKGYIRILTHHLNNHD, translated from the coding sequence ATGGATGTAAAGATTTGTGCACTATTAGCGTGGCTGAAAAAATCTGATAGTTTTTATATAGCACccaatatcaaaatcaatgattCACCAGAATCGGGTAGAGGAATTGTCCTAAGCCATCATtccataaaaaaaaatgatattattatttcaatACCAAGCTCAAAACAACTAAACTTCCACACAATACTGTatcatatttcaaaatttaaCAATGATCTCAATATTTCCGGCGTCACAATTGATAGAGACCTGGCCGATCAAGAGAAGAACAGTGTCGGCGTCGGAAGCAGAGGCCCAATTGATCCGAGGTTTGAGTTATATTCTCAGTTGTCAAAAGAATATCTGCTAAATTTATCATCATTTCAACTGGTATCGTTATATATATTGGTGGAAAGATATCTGATACCCAAATGGACGCACAATAGAATAAATTCATATTGGAAACCGTTTTTTGACATATGGCCCACCAAAGAAGAGCTGAGATCCATACCAGCTATATGGAACTGTGATCCCAATTCTCAGAACCGCTCACTGATAGAATATCTACCGATGGCTGCACGAAACCATATGACTAGAATCAGCAAACTTGTCAGGGAAGATTGGGATGCCATTTCCGAGGTTGTTTTCGAATGGAATGAAATGTACGGCTCTATACTGGGAGTTGAAAATGCACCGATCTATACCAATGATGAATTATTTTCCTTGTTTCTACATGTTTACTTTACTATAAATTCAAGATGCCTCTATGCTGAAATTCcagtgaaaagaaatgacCGCTTGAGCAATTTTACTATGGTACCGTATGTTGATTTTCTCAATCACACTTGCGAGGTAGATTTGCATTGCTATCCTCAGTTGGATACTTTATTAAGGTCGGAAGCAAACGAGAATATTGGCATTGGGCAATTTAGCATTAGATGCGGCGAGCGTCTGTacaacaatatcaatgaGGAGCTCTTTTTGAATTATGGTGCACATTCTAACGACTTTTTATTAAGTGAGTATGGGTTCGTAGTGAATGAAAATGAGTGGAACTACCTAGACATCTCGAACGATGTTATCGAATTGATAAACGATGATAAAATGGAAGTCCAAACATTTCTATCAAAACACGATTATTGGGGCGACTATACAATCAACAAGAATGAAATCAGCTATAGGATAATAGTGGCATTAAGCTATTACGTAACTAGAGATGAAAGGAGAGTTCAGAAATTTACTGAAGGCTATATATCAGAGGACTACTttaaaccaaaaattactccagttttgaaaatgttatTAACTTCTTTAGTTGCGACTTATACAAAGACTCTAAATcaactagaaaaaaaagcaaatacCGCTGAAGATAAGCTGTGTTTACAGAACATAATCACCATTTACAAAGGTTATATAAGAATTCTTACACATCATTTAAATAACCATGATTAA
- the VPS64 gene encoding Vps64p: MAELERRRRPPPQLQHSPYVRDQSISPGMTKTPQTSPPKRAMGRTRSNSRSSGSRSNADMDQYTIPTDLDSLPTASPPPSVHQASQQQQLSPILANKARSPFDNRSQSQNDKALETSSVKQVAIPIHAIPSSESGELSKLQKDTAETLPEIGSSNSRKKHTHIIILKSLNATFETKFLVVPFKPDGLKLGRPVTNNLNKNGKTSASKRDLFSQQVRPDNGNFDSRVLSRNHACLSCDPTTGKIYIRDLKSSNGTFVNGVKIDQNDVELKVGDTVDLGTDIDTKFEHRKISAYVEEISVIPLMNTVADSTSLMAKKQEFANKDGDISTDINGIKLDRAHHTQHIPLRSHLNENYTEAGVTSATTAQRAAFEAAMFGDVNNIELDDDILGLETEVLSGIFINNSAGTSMNLINMIKTLTTELSLESQEMEKLHSMQNFVTNYTANLDSINKHMIEMNEKHLLKLSTALQKTLSENNDALLKESEDQLKEMNQQNNKIKFACSLKEKQNNEILEDLESELKDLNVQIEEERQKNSTLKHSNSSNNINNGNNTKAKSEDLKEDTKDSQETLVSTEEVGIVESNKPKVGKGMLFGIIAISFGLAATAVKQLPH, from the coding sequence ATGGCGGAGctggaaagaagaagaaggccTCCTCCGCAACTGCAACATTCTCCTTACGTTAGGGATCAATCCATCTCGCCAGGAATGACAAAGACTCCGCAAACTTCACCGCCGAAGAGGGCTATGGGGAGAACGAGATCAAACTCCAGAAGTAGCGGGTCCCGTTCAAATGCAGACATGGACCAATATACTATACCAACAGACCTAGATTCGTTACCTACCGCTTCACCCCCGCCTTCCGTCCATCAGGCGtcacaacaacaacagctCTCTCCCATATTGGCTAACAAAGCCCGCTCTCCATTCGATAACAGAAGTCAGAGTCAAAATGATAAGGCTTTAGAAACGTCTTCGGTGAAGCAGGTAGCGATTCCTATACACGCAATCCCTTCATCTGAATCGGGGGAATTGTCAAAACTCCAAAAAGATACAGCTGAGACATTACCTGAAATAGGATCATCCAATAGCCGCAAGAAGCATACTCATATAATCATACTAAAATCTTTAAATGCGACATTTGAAACCAAATTCCTTGTCGTACCATTTAAACCGGACGGGTTAAAATTAGGTCGACCAGTTACCAATAACTTAAACAAGAATGGGAAAACTTCAGCATCCAAAAGAGATTTGTTTTCACAACAAGTAAGGCCAGATAATGGAAACTTCGATTCCAGAGTCCTTTCTAGAAACCATGCTTGCTTAAGTTGTGATCCCACAACGGGGAAGATATACATCCGCGATCTCAAGTCTAGTAACGGGACTTTCGTTAATGGAGTTAAAATTGACCAAAATGATGTAGAGTTGAAAGTTGGCGATACTGTTGATTTAGGTACCGACATTGATACCAAATTTGAACATAGAAAAATTAGTGCGTACGTAGAAGAGATTTCGGTCATTCCTTTGATGAATACAGTGGCTGATTCGACGAGTTTGATGGCGAAGAAGCAGGAATTTGCTAATAAGGACGGTGATATTTCGACCGATATAAATGGAATAAAATTAGACAGAGCGCATCATACTCAACACATCCCGCTACGATCTCATTTAAATGAGAATTATACAGAAGCTGGTGTAACGTCTGCCACAACAGCCCAAAGGGCAGCTTTTGAAGCTGCCATGTTCGGAGATGTTAATAATATAGAACTAGATGACGATATCCTAGGATTAGAAACCGAGGTTCTCAGTGGGATTTTCATTAACAATTCTGCCGGAACAAGCATGAACTTAATAAATATGATAAAGACGTTAACTACTGAATTATCTTTAGAAAgtcaagaaatggaaaaactACACTCCATGCAAAACTTTGTGACAAATTATACCGCAAACTTGGATTCTATAAACAAGCATATGATTGAAATGAATGAGAAGCATCTACTCAAGCTAAGCACGGCCTTACAGAAAACTCTTTCTGAAAACAATGACGCACTACTCAAAGAATCTGAAGATCAGTTAAAAGAGATGAAtcaacaaaacaacaaaatcaagTTTGCATGTagtttgaaagaaaagcaaaacaatgaaataCTTGAAGATCTAGAAAGTGAACTTAAGGATCTGAACGTCcaaatagaagaagagagacaaaaaaattcgACTTTAAAACATAGTAATTCAAgcaataatatcaataacGGAAATAACACCAAAGCCAAGTCAGAAGATTTAAAGGAAGACACAAAAGATAGTCAAGAGACGTTAGTTAGTACTGAAGAAGTAGGCATTGTCGAGAGCAATAAACCAAAAGTCGGTAAAGGAATGCTTTTCGGGATTATTGCTATTTCATTTGGATTAGCTGCAACAGCTGTTAAGCAATTGCCGCAttaa
- the SPC19 gene encoding Spc19p: MADALEQSVLALESTLSVLKDSVESLKHANEPSTNLASTMLQTKRVFRLVPEYDVERSKLDLIEEVEPLVRTLGDKLRKSMGRMQRELDTLQQTYELNDLRLKKNINMEEDNDGLDNSDMGRDDGGGDADVSTDVVMMASSTNEELEELKRLKEKKKQLQEDLQTLKQK; this comes from the coding sequence ATGGCGGATGCACTGGAACAGAGTGTGCTTGCTTTGGAGAGTACACTTTCGGTGTTGAAAGATTCTGTCGAATCTCTGAAGCACGCAAATGAACCTAGCACGAACCTTGCATCAACGATGCTACAAACTAAGAGGGTTTTCCGTTTAGTGCCCGAGTATGACGTGGAGAGGTCTAAATTGGATTTAATTGAAGAAGTAGAGCCGCTTGTTAGGACGTTGGGCGATAAATTACGCAAGTCTATGGGGAGAATGCAAAGAGAACTGGATACATTGCAGCAGACTTATGAATTGAATGATTTACgattaaagaagaatattaaTATGGAAGAAGATAACGACGGTCTTGATAATTCGGACATGGGTCGCGATGATGGAGGTGGAGATGCTGATGTTAGTACCGATGTGGTTATGATGGCATCTTCTACTAATGAGGAATtagaagaattgaagagattaaaggagaagaaaaagcaattGCAAGAAGATTTGCAAACACTTAAGCAGAAATAG
- the RAV2 gene encoding Rav2p, with protein sequence MSVELYPNDRFGAAAQYDEHKDAMAECSWVIEEIVKPQLPNIIDNFSKCLEMLESDQIFKMPISNGIPNENSKQNDSPTVKGVITRQGEYIIDFHIIVKFPQFQRGKQVMFRMNTGLNFLLVQFSKIMTHLKSILEILNQLQLATDVNEFGDKFDVAMELLNHSLALLQNPPRDLVFPEDNNYAMKEMFQDCYSICESTAHILGLELTLCKNELCIELRNLIKVTKKPWCEIDNRTGKSFCDDIRNQVTNERQKNLSKILSENGVQVQDSTLLNHLISSFQSEAITLPEAQELLRRGVTFDNRVVMECEKLIVSTSDPTLISISAKLNSLRATMTNHQANLNANKRLLATK encoded by the coding sequence ATGAGTGTTGAGTTGTATCCAAATGACAGGTTTGGAGCAGCTGCCCAGTATGATGAGCATAAAGATGCCATGGCAGAATGTTCATGGGTCATCGAAGAGATTGTTAAACCACAACTGCCTAACATCATTGACAATTTCTCCAAATGTCTGGAAATGCTAGAGAGTGACCAGATATTTAAGATGCCCATATCCAATGGTATTCCCAACGAAAACAGCAAACAAAACGATTCACCGACGGTCAAGGGCGTCATCACGAGACAAGGTGAATATatcattgattttcatATTATAGTAAAATTTCCACAGTTTCAAAGAGGCAAACAAGTTATGTTCCGGATGAATACCGGGTTGAATTTCTTACTTGTCCAGTTCAGTAAGATAATGACCCATTTGAAAAGTATACTAGAAATACTGAACCAGTTACAACTGGCCACCGATGTCAACGAGTTCGGGGATAAGTTTGACGTGGCGATGGAGCTACTAAATCATTCCCTAGCACTCTTACAAAATCCTCCAAGAGATCTGGTATTTCCAGAGGATAATAACTATGCCATGAAGGAAATGTTTCAGGATTGCTATTCAATCTGCGAATCCACGGCTCATATCCTGGGACTGGAACTAACGCTTTGTAAAAATGAGCTCTGCATTGAATTGCGGAATCTTATTAAAGTGACAAAGAAACCTTGGTGCGAAATTGATAATAGAACTGGCAAATCATTTTGTGACGATATAAGAAATCAAGTGACAAatgaaagacaaaaaaatttgtctAAAATCCTTTCAGAAAATGGTGTGCAAGTCCAGGATTCCACCTTACTGAATCATTTgatctcttcttttcaaagcgAAGCCATTACACTCCCAGAAGCCCAGGAACTACTAAGACGAGGCGTCACTTTCGATAATAGGGTAGTCATGGAATGTGAAAAGTTAATAGTATCCACAAGCGATCCAACTTTGATCAGTATAAGTGCCAAATTGAACAGTCTTAGAGCTACGATGACAAATCATCAAGCCAATTTGAATGCCAATAAACGATTACTTGCAACCAAGTAA
- the COQ4 gene encoding ubiquinone biosynthesis protein COQ4 — translation MLGRSMLGSTAARSVRCQRRGIFLPTAAIYSLGSLVFGKEARLADAMERGDLHNKNVDYAKEAEERTESRIMALANSRPMKPRYEGHVPLYRYEKLLLFAISGWNSFFHPEDGYNIVQLGEATALPVFLENLKQTMLSDPSGRRILKEQPNITADILHMDKLAKLPHNTFGYVYYQWLKRENVSPDTRAPVKFIDDPMHAYIFKRYRQCHDFYHALNNLPIIIEGEVTIKALEGANLGVPMAILGGILAPLRLKKAQRERLYNTYLPWAIRTGLSCKPLINVYWEEMLEKDVDALRKELQITPPPDLRAMRKKRAALKKELDVKYNTHV, via the coding sequence ATGCTAGGACGTTCTATGCTAGGTTCTACTGCTGCAAGGTCAGTGAGATGTCAACGTCGTGGAATATTCCTCCCTACAGCCGCAATATACAGCTTGGGTTCACTAGTGTTTGGTAAGGAAGCAAGATTGGCAGATGCCATGGAGCGTGGTGATTTACATAACAAGAACGTAGACTATGCGAAAGAGGCTGAAGAACGCACCGAGTCACGTATTATGGCTCTGGCTAATAGTAGACCAATGAAGCCCCGGTACGAAGGCCATGTCCCCCTCTATCGGTATGAGAAGCTGCTACTGTTCGCGATATCCGGCTGGAACTCATTCTTCCATCCTGAAGATGGTTATAACATTGTTCAGCTGGGTGAGGCGACTGCCCTGCCAGTCTTTCTTGAGAATTTGAAGCAAACAATGCTCAGTGATCCCTCGGGGAGGCGTATCCTGAAGGAGCAACCCAATATTACGGCGGACATTTTACACATGGATAAGCTAGCCAAGTTGCCGCATAACACTTTTGGGTACGTTTACTATCAATGGTTGAAAAGGGAGAATGTTTCTCCAGACACCAGAGCGCCTGTCAAATTCATCGATGATCCCATGCACGCGTATATCTTTAAGAGGTATAGACAATGCCATGATTTCTACCATGCTCTAAACAACTTGCCGATTATCATTGAAGGGGAGGTCACCATAAAGGCTCTCGAAGGTGCCAATTTAGGGGTTCCCATGGCCATTCTTGGTGGTATCCTTGCACCTTTGCGGCTGAAAAAGGCGCAACGGGAAAGGTTATACAACACATACCTCCCCTGGGCCATCAGGACAGGACTAAGTTGCAAGCCATTGATCAACGTGTACTGGGAAGAAATGCTAGAAAAGGACGTTGATGCCTTGAGAAAAGAACTGCAAATAACTCCTCCTCCAGATCTAAGAGCGATGAGGAAGAAGCGTGCAGCCCTTAAAAAGGAGCTTGACGTCAAATACAATACACACGTGTGA
- the MSC2 gene encoding metal cation transporter MSC2 encodes MMGLQELLAKVPLLLSYPTIILSSNLIIPSHNDLISTATSAAEQDGQRPVPFTTDHIIRVVLLPTFIASSFNLFAYYFNFVNYTNRKKYWVLFVAIFLISILTTIFHPIQSTCISLSIIKRLTAATESSSKTVFDFKTILKMFVPFIVMTLVILRFDPSLESGMSDMDKFSVPLVTYALLVVLLRCVSPLLLSTLSDNVDVASKDSGTQKLVGRNKKFPLMIILPIVSFTFLYLTTIINNTYNIQLLMVFVFFGCLSIFFLSLKDLFAEDVNQEKEIHEAEHRHKFGINYVISHFWLTRFTILLTGTMAIIVHFLSFNEVTSSKKTDLLSLLFVIVAECISSSSSIEADSHSLNHAHCHSHTCDSTSLENESIFRQMALNKDTRSIFSFLLLNTAFMFVQLLYSFRSKSLGLLSDSLHMALDCTSLLLGLIAGILTKKPASDKFPFGLNYLGTLAGFTNGVLLLGIVCGIFVEALERIFNPIHLHATNELLVVATLGLLVNLVGLFAFDHGAHDHGGTDNENMKGIFLHILADTLGSVGVVISTLLIKLTHWPIFDPIASLLIGSLILLSALPLLKSTASNILLKLDDKKHNIVKSALNQISTTPGITGYTTPRFWPTESGSSGHSHSHGHTHSHEQGHGHEQQHDHTNQPQIKPTLVGYIHVQYAEGENSTIIKKRAEKIFENVGIKAWVQVEVQNSTCWCRATSMNTVSTTSPSSLPLQSIAN; translated from the coding sequence ATGATGGGTCTGCAAGAACTACTGGCGAAAGTGCCGTTGTTGCTATCGTATCCAACTATCATTCTATCCAGCAATCTGATCATACCCTCCCATAATGATCTAATAAGTACAGCTACATCAGCAGCGGAACAAGATGGGCAAAGACCGGTTCCGTTTACCACAGACCACATCATCAGAGTGGTTCTACTTCCAACATTTATCGCCTCATCTTTTAACCTGTTTGCGTACTACTTCAATTTCGTCAATTACACCAACCGAAAGAAGTATTGGGTTTTATTTGTTGCTATCTTCCTCATATCGATACTGACTACCATTTTCCATCCAATTCAGTCGACATGTATTTCTCTGTCAATTATCAAGCGCTTAACTGCTGCTACTGAATCTTCATCGAAAACTGTTTTCGACTTCAAAACCATTCTAAAAATGTTTGTGCCCTTTATCGTTATGACACTGGTGATACTGCGCTTTGATCCGTCATTAGAGTCTGGTATGAGTGATATGGATAAATTTTCTGTGCCTTTGGTTACATATGCATTATTAGTGGTTTTGCTAAGATGCGTATCACCACTGCTACTATCGACCTTATCGGATAACGTAGATGTTGCATCTAAAGACAGCGGCACACAGAAATTGGTAGGCAGGAACAAGAAGTTTCCGCTGATGATTATACTACCGATTGTTTCGTTTACTTTTTTGTACCTAACGActataataaacaatacTTATAACATCCAGTTGTTGATGgtgtttgtattttttggatGTTTGTCTATCTTCTTCCTATCTTTAAAAGATTTGTTCGCAGAAGATGtgaatcaagaaaaagagattcACGAAGCGGAGCATCGTCATAAGTTTGGGATAAATTACGTGATTTCTCACTTTTGGTTGACAAGGTTCACCATTCTATTAACTGGAACAATGGCTATTATAGTACATTTTTTATCGTTTAATGAGGTTACTTCTTCCAAGAAGACAGATTTGCTGAGTTTACTTTTTGTCATAGTGGCAGAatgtatttcttcttcttccagcATAGAGGCAGATTCGCATTCTCTTAATCATGCGCATTGTCATTCTCATACGTGTGATTCGACATCacttgaaaatgaaagtaTATTTAGACAGATGGCTTTAAACAAGGATACAAGgtccattttttctttcctatTATTAAACACTGCCTTTATGTTTGTTCAATTATTGTACTCTTTTCGTTCCAAGTCATTAGGTTTATTATCTGACTCATTACATATGGCTTTAGACTGCACTTCTTTATTGTTGGGTTTAATTGCTGGAATATTGACCAAGAAACCCGCAAGTGATAAGTTTCCCTTCGGCTTGAATTACCTTGGCACTCTGGCTGGTTTCACTAATGGTGTTCTTTTACTAGGTATTGTATGCGGTATCTTTGTGGAGGCCCTTGAAAGAATCTTTAACCCCATTCATCTACATGCAACAAATGAGCTTTTAGTTGTTGCCACGTTGGGTTTGTTAGTCAACCTTGTCGGTTTATTTGCATTCGACCACGGTGCTCATGATCATGGTGGTACGGATAACGAGAATATGAAGGGCATTTTCTTACACATATTGGCAGATACATTAGGTTCTGTCGGGGTGGTTATTTCTACGTTATTGATTAAACTGACACACTGGCCAATCTTTGACCCCATCGCTTCTTTATTGATTGGTTCTTTAATCTTACTAAGTGCTCTGCCCTTACTGAAATCGACTGCCTCAAATATTTTACTAAAATTAGACGATAAAAAGCATAACATAGTGAAAAGCGCGCTGAACCAAATATCAACGACACCAGGTATTACTGGTTACACAACCCCCAGGTTTTGGCCTACGGAGTCAGGTAGCTCCGGGCATTCTCATTCTCATGGTCACACGCACTCTCATGAACAAGGTCATGGGCACGAGCAACAACATGATCATACTAACCAACCACAAATAAAGCCGACTTTGGTAGGGTACATTCATGTACAGTACGCAGAAGGCGAAAATTCGACaatcatcaagaaaagagccgaaaagatatttgaaaatgtgGGGATCAAAGCATGGGTACAAGTTGAGGTTCAGAACTCTACCTGCTGGTGTCGCGCTACTTCAATGAATACAGTTTCGACCACGAGCCCCAGTTCTCTACCTCTACAATCCATAGCGAattga
- the EBS1 gene encoding Ebs1p codes for MELSDTQTEDIPAAFDGIKSQLNSILESNQLFQDYALLNGFLAFVHSKLNGIVVSSIESEYAFHLSKNSRVVDPVSLENGKVLSIIDFSWENVHYPIFKWFQMWRNYILFKKENQKQQARFIEFRKMNSKMLKFFKTVQNFYFNIINTIYKRYDISVLLPNKIVQDLKLADIKRDINVELNTFDNGCPFARLIQVIFHRCVLFLGTAHRYKSLIEELSNKYPTSTFKKSLSYFHLASLILPGAGETYSQAGMVFLQTGNLGPAMYEFVKGMMTKMPSPVSIKNFHSIMVDNKSSLNRNLHATIMNTYLQESKGWKSPNKEILEFYYLGLLGSVWSPNSWRDDTKSNQLNNGIKLKHLEAVLYETMSTRYLKNVQTIFKNLIITIGGFHLLLKRRPDADINGLQDLRTNELDYLKFVFRFIGHILNDIVKESWSENVEVPEILGMVRVINCWIKSNPIVLQYCETDIEFVNSLAYLVNDIMKNKPSLSFNITGRHPKRTYWFEEDLMVKGLSFMNFQLSDFEDYEEIIHMDSKFDRLIGDPPLCDKEPASSEMLLRLQAIVNSSYKLLAENKCGVEWSDDKSRYIFNKKIGFRENVKSNTRSPKELIERTKSRTKTKTSVTNGSISMADLERQMRNSSLNPSTPIMGYSGSSVPMAPDTFDVKPSGIITGNKMISNMLEIEVSDQRPDETVANLSADYNSAATSSSISTPASGSSFNLNSIISSVQTEHLEKSFVESMQGLNEQTPINDIYHQQQVQSSTQRHVYQQPPAMSSINSSYPSPMMPSSASVSYPYNFLNQQSQGVALPFNAHDSQWQNEICALNSRNFLNPTWMGSQNQSAASPVYTQPQQQLFQQPMQQEPGKYVQFPYGPQDTTGTMKGSGHNDVF; via the coding sequence ATGGAACTATCGGATACCCAAACAGAAGATATTCCTGCCGCTTTTGATGGTATAAAAAGTCAGTTGAACAGCATATTAGAATCGAATCAATTATTTCAAGATTATGCACTACTGAATGGGTTCTTGGCATTTGTCCATTCGAAGTTAAATGGCATTGTCGTCTCATCCATTGAGTCCGAATATGCTTTTCATTTatccaaaaattcaagagtAGTTGATCCTGTTTCCCTTGAAAACGGAAAGGTTCTTTCGATTATAGATTTTTCCTGGGAAAATGTGCATTATCCAATATTTAAATGGTTTCAGATGTGGAGAAACTATATccttttcaagaaagagaacCAAAAGCAACAAGCCagatttattgaatttaGAAAGATGAATTCCAAGATGCtgaagtttttcaaaacggTCCAGAACTTTTATTTCAACATTATAAACACAATCTATAAAAGATATGATATATCTGTACTTTTGCCGAATAAAATTGTTCAAGACCTAAAGTTAGCTGATATCAAGAGAGATATCAATGTTGAGTTGAATACGTTTGATAATGGGTGTCCATTCGCCCGGCTCATTCAGGTTATTTTCCATCGTTGCGTGTTATTTTTAGGAACAGCGCATCGCTACAAGAGTCTCATTGAAGAACTCTCAAACAAATATCCCACATCTacttttaaaaaatctCTGAGTTACTTTCACTTAGCTTCATTGATATTACCAGGCGCCGGTGAAACATATTCACAAGCAGGAATGGTATTTCTGCAAACAGGGAACTTGGGGCCTGCAATGTACGAGTTTGTTAAAGGCATGATGACAAAGATGCCGAGTCCTGTGTCcatcaaaaatttccattCAATAATGGTAGATAATAAAAGCTCCCTGAATCGCAATTTGCATGCTACCATTATGAACACTTATTTACAGGAATCTAAAGGATGGAAATCACCTAATAAAGAGATATTGGAATTTTATTATCTGGGCCTTCTTGGATCAGTTTGGTCGCCTAATAGTTGGAGAGACGATACGAAGTCTAACCAACTAAATAATGGTATTAAATTAAAACATTTGGAAGCAGTGCTTTATGAGACCATGTCAACAagatatttgaaaaatgtacAAACCATTTTTAAGAATCTGATTATTACGATTGGTGGATTCCACTTATTACTGAAAAGGCGTCCCGACGCAGACATAAATGGTTTACAAGATTTACGTACCAATGAGTTGGATTATCTAAAATTCGTTTTCAGATTCATTGGTCACATTTTAAACGATATTGTCAAGGAGTCATGGAGTGAAAATGTCGAGGTTCCCGAAATATTAGGTATGGTAAGAGTTATCAATTGCTGGATAAAATCAAACCCAATAGTATTACAATATTGTGAAACTGATATAGAGTTTGTTAATTCCTTGGCATACTTGGTTAACGATATCATGAAAAACAAGCCAAGcctttctttcaacatAACGGGTCGCCACCCCAAAAGAACGTACtggtttgaagaagatttgatGGTGAAGGGTCTATCATTTATGAATTTTCAACTATCCGACTTTGAAGATTATGAGGAGATAATTCACATGGACAGTAAGTTTGATAGATTAATTGGAGATCCTCCATTGTGTGATAAAGAACCTGCATCTTCCGAAATGCTATTAAGATTGCAAGCTATCGTGAATTCGAGTTATAAGCTACTGGCAGAAAATAAATGCGGGGTGGAATGGTCAGATGACAAATCGCGCTATAtctttaacaaaaaaatcggATTCAGAGAGAATGTTAAATCCAACACAAGGTCACCAAAGGAGCTAATCGAAAGGACTAAGTCGCGAACAAAGACCAAAACTTCTGTTACGAATGGGTCGATCTCCATGGCTGATTTGGAAAGGCAAATGAGGAACAGCAGCTTAAATCCTTCTACCCCGATTATGGGTTACAGTGGCTCATCTGTACCTATGGCACCGGATACGTTTGACGTCAAACCCAGTGGGATAATAACAGGAAATAAGATGATCTCAAATATGCTGGAGATTGAAGTAAGCGATCAAAGACCCGATGAAACCGTTGCGAATTTATCTGCTGATTACAACAGCGCAGCCACTTCTTCATCTATTTCAACCCCCGCAAGTGGATCATCCTTTAATTTGAATAGTATCATATCCTCTGTGCAAACRGaacatttggaaaaatcatTTGTTGAATCCATGCAAGGACTAAACGAACAAACACCAATTAATGATATTTATCATCAACAGCAGGTTCAAAGTTCGACGCAGAGACATGTGTATCAACAACCTCCAGCAATGTCCTCGATAAACTCCTCCTATCCAAGTCCCATGATGCCTTCATCGGCATCAGTATCATATCCttacaattttttgaaccaACAAAGCCAAGGGGTAGCGCTGCCATTTAATGCACATGATTCACAATggcaaaatgaaatatgCGCATTGAATTCAAGGAACTTTTTGAATCCAACTTGGATGGGCAGCCAAAACCAGAGTGCCGCCTCACCAGTGTATACACAACCGCAACAGCAACTGTTTCAGCAGCCCATGCAGCAAGAACCGGGGAAGTATGTGCAATTTCCGTATGGCCCACAAGATACTACAGGCACTATGAAGGGAAGTGGTCATAACGATGTGTTTtaa